One Mangifera indica cultivar Alphonso chromosome 4, CATAS_Mindica_2.1, whole genome shotgun sequence genomic region harbors:
- the LOC123214717 gene encoding K(+) efflux antiporter 3, chloroplastic — protein MLETALASCYTPTVYDIFKQTSPTGAYTHDISNFGTHYYSMQYSYKQRVHVPSHVVNDRISHHSFASRYNGRLSLTSSIFGQKGFYFSNQRQGHRERFRKYATVDVAGAIDVINDLGLDTLTFLGVTVIVVPAFKIARASPILGFFFAGIVLNQLGIIRNLTDFKILSEWGILFLLFEMGLELSLARLKALAKFAFGLGLTQVVLSTLAFTAFELPPNGAIGTRILEFLFHSRPDLVNIRSVDEAVVIGAALSLSSSAFVLQLLAEKGELPTRFGSATLGILLLQDIAVVPLLVILPVLESQNLIEESIWPMLAKESLKALAGLGLLSLGGKYLLRRVFEVVAEARSSEAFVALCLLTVAGTSLLTQQLGFSDTLGAFLAGALLAETNFRTQIEADIRPFRGLFLGLFFVTTGTSIDMELLFREWPNVLSLLAGLIVIKTLIITAIGPRVGLTMQESVRIGLLLSQGGEFAFVVFSLANRLGVLPLELNKLLIIVVVLSMALTPLLNEVGRWAAEFIDDKFDTDKAAEMVTFEGREPVVIVGFGPMGQVLANFLSTPLTSGLDTDMVGWPYVAFDLNLSVVKASRKLGFPVLYGDGSRPAVLQSAGISSPKAVMIMYTGRKRTVEAVQRLKLAFPAIPIYARAQDLRHLLDLKKAGATDTILESAETSLQLGSKLLKGFGVMSDDVSFISQLVRDSMELQAQEALSKTDDREFDVMKPLQVRVADFNEAQEPISSTSNDKRLARMNSTDVSRAVTFQGGIEKATHDGDYQLSDDLDGKGVLYCELDAENSFQEQTEEAGEEKMVKP, from the exons ATGTTGGAAACTGCGTTAGCGTCTTGTTATACTCCTACG GTATATGACATCTTTAAACAAACAAGCCCAACTGGGGCATACACTCACGATATTTCAAACTTTGGTACACATTATTATAGTATGCAATATTCATACAAGCAACGGGTCCATGTTCCATCACATGTGGTAAATGATAGGATAAGTCATCACTCTTTTGCCTCCAGATATAATGGAAGGCTATCCTTAACTTCCTCAATATTTGGTCAGAAAGGTTTCTATTTCTCCAACCAAAGACAGGGCCACAGGGAAAGATTTCGGAAGTATGCAACAGTTGATGTTGCCGGTGCCATTGATGTCATTAATGATTTAGGACTGGACACACTTACATTTTTAGGTGTGACTGTCATTGTTGTTCCTGCATTCAAGATTGCTAGAGCCAGCCCT ATACTTGGTTTCTTTTTTGCTGGAATTGTACTTAATCAGCTTGGCATCATCAGAAATCTTACAgatttcaaaattctttctGAATGGGGGATCCTTTTCTTG CTGTTTGAGATGGGTTTGGAGCTTTCACTTGCACGTCTGAAGGCTCTTGCAAAATTTGCCTTCGGCTTGGGACTGACTCAG GTTGTGTTATCCACTCTTGCTTTTACGGCATTTGAACTTCCACCTAATGGGGCTATTGGAACAAGAATCTTGGAGTTCCTTTTCCACTCAAGACCTGACTTG GTCAACATCAGAAGCGTTGACGAAGCTGTTGTGATTGGTGCTGCTCTGTCTTTGTCATCTTCAGCTTTTGTTCTGCAG CTTCTTGCAGAGAAGGGTGAACTCCCAACAAGATTTGGCTCAGCAACTCTAGGAATACTTCTATTACAG GACATAGCGGTTGTCCCCCTCTTAGTCATTCTTCCGGTGTTAGAGAGTCAG AATCTTATTGAGGAAAGTATCTGGCCGATGCTTGCTAAAGAAAGTTTAAAGGCTTTAGCTGGATTGGGTCTGCTTTCTCTTGGAGGAAAATATCTTCTGAGAAGAGTTTTTGAG GTTGTTGCAGAAGCAAGGAGCTCAGAAGCCTTTGTTGCTCTCTGCCTTCTAACAGTTGCAGGGACTTCACTTCTCACCCAGCAGCTGGGCTTTAGTGATACG CTTGGAGCATTTTTGGCTGGGGCACTATTAGCAGAAACTAATTTCCGGACACAGATTGAAGCTGATATAAGGCCATTTAGAGGCTTATTTCTTGGATTATTTTTTGTGACTACAGGGACTTCCATTGATATGGAG CTTCTTTTCCGAGAGTGGCCAAATGTACTCTCACTCTTGGCAGGATTAATTGTAATCAAGACATTAATTATAACAGCTATAGGTCCCCGTGTTGGACTCACTATGCAAGAAAGCGTGAGAATAGGATTGCTTCTATCTCAAGGAGGCGAATTTGCATTTGTAGTTTTTTCTCTAGCTAACAG ATTGGGAGTATTACCACTTGAGCTTAACAAGCTGCTCATAATTGTGGTGGTATTGTCAATGGCTTTAACTCCATTGCTTAATGAAGTTGGAAGATGGGCTGCTGAATTCATTGATGACAAGTTTGACACAGAT AAAGCTGCAGAAATGGTGACCTTTGAGGGTCGTGAACCGGTTGTTATTGTTGGATTTGGACCAATGGGTCAG GTCCTCGCCAACTTTTTGTCCACCCCATTGACTTCTGGGTTAGATACTGATATGGTGGGATGGCCTTATGTAGCTTTTGATCTGAATCTTTCTGTAGTAAAG GCATCAAGAAAACTTGGTTTTCCTGTTCTATATGGTGATGGATCACGTCCAGCAGTGCTGCAATCTGCTGGTATCTCTTCCCCAAAAGCTGTTATGATCATGTACACAGGGAGGAAGAGAACAGTTGAAGCAGTCCAAAGGCTTAAGCTTGCTTTCCCGGCG ATTCCAATATATGCCCGAGCTCAAGACCTCAGGCATCTTTTGGATTTGAAGAAAGCAGGAGCTACAGATACTATTCTCGAAAGTGCAGag ACAAGTTTACAACTTGGCTCTAAGCTTTTGAAGGGGTTTGGTGTCATGTCTGATGATGTGAGCTTTATAAGTCAGCTTGTTCGGGATTCCATGGAGCTACAGGCTCAAGAGGCACTTAGCAAAACTGATGATCGAGAATTTGATGTTATGAAGCCACTGCAG GTAAGAGTAGCTGACTTCAATGAGGCTCAAGAACCGATTTCATCAACTTCAAACGATAAAAGATTAGCTAGAATGAACAGCACAGATGTGTCTCGTGCTGTGACTTTTCAAGGGGGGATAGAAAAAGCAACACATGATGGTGATTATCAACTATCTGACGATTTAGACGGAAAAGGAGTATTGTACTGTGAATTAGATGCAGAAAACAGTTTTCAAGAACAAACTGAAGAAGCTGGAGAAGAAAAGATGGTAAAGCCGTAA
- the LOC123214711 gene encoding protein RMD5 homolog, whose protein sequence is MELSTVGEAFDRIAKKQKLSTFKSQEVIDQVNHEIEQALTKIRSVDDSSLPVDLKSTLTELKLKFNAIGPLCQLEGPQKELNVTLNKYLKVLEKLFNPDISKAYINVDFDHHIVNQIIASHFYRKGLFDLGDCLINEAGEPEASALKSHFLEMYKILEALRVKNIEPALNWVTANREKLKQNASDLELKLHRLQFVEILQKRGRDDALKYVKTHIAPLALFHFYEVQKLMGSLLWVKRLEKSPYAELLNPTHWDKVTEELTCQFCSLLGQPYKSPLTVAIAAGLEGLPTLLKLANVMAVKKQEWQAMKQLPVPVELGKEFQFHSIFVCPVSREQGSEENPPMLLPCQHVLCKQSIMKMSKSSARILKCPYCPTEASVAQCRQLYF, encoded by the coding sequence ATGGAGCTGAGTACTGTAGGAGAAGCATTTGATCGTATTGCTAAAAAGCAAAAACTGTCGACCTTCAAATCCCAAGAAGTGATTGATCAAGTTAACCATGAAATTGAACAAGCTTTAACAAAAATCCGGTCAGTTGATGACTCCAGCTTACCTGTTGATCTGAAATCTACCTTGACAGAACTAAAACTCAAGTTCAATGCAATTGGCCCCCTGTGCCAGTTAGAAGGGCCACAGAAGGAATTAAACGTAACCCTTAACAAGTACTTGAAAGTCCTGGAAAAGTTATTTAATCCTGACATATCCAAGGCatatataaatgttgattttgaccACCACATAGTGAATCAGATAATTGCCAGTCATTTTTACAGGAAGGGTTTGTTTGATCTTGGAGATTGCCTTATAAATGAAGCTGGAGAGCCAGAGGCATCTGCACTGAAATCTCATTTCTTGGAGATGTATAAGATACTTGAGGCTTTGAGGGTCAAGAACATTGAACCTGCTCTGAACTGGGTCACTGCCAACCGCGAAAAGCTCAAACAAAATGCTTCAGATCTGGAGCTGAAACTTCACCGCCTACAATTTGTTGAGATTTTGCAAAAAAGAGGACGAGATGATGCACTTAAATATGTGAAAACTCACATTGCCCCACTTGCTTTGTTTCACTTTTACGAAGTCCAGAAGCTTATGGGCTCTCTCTTGTGGGTTAAAAGACTTGAAAAATCCCCTTATGCTGAGTTGCTGAATCCTACTCATTGGGACAAAGTCACCGAGGAGCTAACCTGTCAGTTCTGCAGTCTTTTGGGACAGCCCTACAAGAGTCCATTAACTGTTGCCATAGCAGCTGGTCTTGAAGGGTTGCCAACACTTTTGAAGCTGGCAAATGTAATGGCAGTAAAGAAGCAGGAATGGCAGGCAATGAAACAGTTGCCAGTGCCAGTGGAATTGGGGAAGGAATTTCAGTTCCACTCAATATTTGTTTGTCCTGTAAGTAGAGAACAAGGCAGTGAAGAGAATCCACCGATGCTGTTGCCATGTCAGCATGTGCTCTGCAAGCAATCAATCATGAAGATGTCAAAATCTAGCGCGCGCATACTCAAGTGCCCTTATTGCCCAACCGAGGCTTCAGTTGCACAGTGCAGGCAGCTATATTTTTGA
- the LOC123213350 gene encoding protein trichome birefringence-like 12 has product MSSNWASTLFHYLVFISIILLYIYSSFLSSPSSKPSSLQPPSVATDNKISSNSTLCNLFKGKWILQNPNTQRPLYDETCPFHRNAWNCFKNRRAHMSIINGQQWVPEQCHLNRIDPERFLGLMRNKNIGFIGDSLNENFIVSLLCVLRSADYGARKWKKKRAWRGGYFPKYNVTVAYHRAVLLARCSRWQPKQSEEIDQDGLKGIYRVDVDTPAVNWASVTNFYDVLVFNTGHWWGYDKFPKETPLVFFQEGKPINPPLEMSDGFKVVLENMVSYIQKKVPGKTLKFWRLQSPRHFYGGEWNQNGSCLLDKPLEEEQLDLWFDPSKNGVNKEARQLNHVIQEALQGTDIEVLDLTHLSEFRADAHPAVWLGKKDAVAMWGQDCMHWCLPGVPDTWVDILSERIRNRLETW; this is encoded by the exons ATGTCATCGAATTGGGCCTCCACCCTCTTCCATTACCTCGTTTTCATCTCAATCATTCTTCTTTACATCTACTCTTCATTCCTCTCATCACCCTCTTCTAAACCGTCATCTCTTCAACCGCCGTCCGTCGCGACCGACAATAAAATCTCTTCCAATTCTACCCTTTGCAATCTTTTCAAGGGCAAGTGGATCCTCCAGAATCCTAATACTCAACGGCCATTGTACGATGAAACTTGCCCTTTTCACAGAAACGCCTGGAATTGCTTCAAGAACCGGAGGGCTCACATGAGCATCATCAATGGGCAGCAATGGGTTCCCGAACAATGTCATTTGAACCGGATCGACCCGGAGAGGTTTTTGGGTCTAATGAGGAATAAGAATATTGGGTTTATTGGTGACTCTTTGAATGAGAATTTTATTGTGTCGCTTTTGTGCGTACTTCGATCGGCGGATTATGGTGCCcggaaatggaagaaaaaaaggGCATGGAGAGGTGGTTATTTTCCTAAATATAATGTTACTGTTGCATATCATCGAGCTGTTTTGCTTGCAAGATGCAGCAG GTGGCAGCCAAAACAGTCTGAAGAAATTGATCAAGATGGATTGAAAGGAATTTATCGAGTAGATGTTGATACCCCTGCAGTTAATTGGGCCAGCGTCACCAACTTTTATGATGTCCTTGTTTTCAACACTGGCCATTG GTGGGGCTACGATAAATTCCCAAAAGAGACACCGCTTGTCTTTTTCCAAGAGGGGAAACCGATAAATCCGCCTCTTGAGATGTCAGATGGATTCAAGGTTGTTCTTGAAAATATGGTTTCATACATTCAAAAGAAAGTTCCTGGCAAGACACTCAAGTTTTGGCGTTTGCAATCACCAAGGCATTTTTATGGTGGTGAGTGGAATCAAAATGGCAGTTGCTTGCTTGATAAGCCCCTTGAGGAAGAGCAG CTTGATTTGTGGTTTGATCCCAGCAAAAATGGAGTGAATAAAGAAGCAAGGCAACTTAATCATGTGATTCAAGAAGCATTACAAGGCACAGATATTGAAGTACTTGATCTGACTCATTTGAGTGAGTTCAGAGCAGATGCCCATCCAGCGGTTTGGTTGGGAAAGAAGGATGCTGTGGCAATGTGGGGTCAGGACTGCATGCATTGGTGCTTACCTGGTGTCCCTGACACATGGGTTGATATACTATCAGAAAGGATCCGTAATAGACTGGAAACATGGTGA